In Thermoplasmata archaeon, the DNA window GCGATGTGGCCTGCAAAGAGAAGGGCATTCATCAGGGAGAACGTCAAGATGGTACCCAGACATGCCCATGCCTATCTATTATAAGGGTGATTAACGGTAAAGAGAGGATCTAGAATATGAAGATAAATCAACGAGAGGAACTTAATTCGGAACTCCACACACCCACAGGGTCCTAGAAAACTTAATAAGATTCCCCCCATTTAGCTTACAGGGGGAGGGAGAATGCCTCTGGAGCTCGACCTCTCAAAGCTCAGGCACGGGACGGAGCTGCTCAAGCGCGGCTTCGCGAGGATGCAGAAGGGCGGCGTGATAATGGACGTCGTCAACGCGGAGCAGGCCGTCATCGCCGAGCAGGCGGGGGCGGTGGCTGTCATGGCGCTGGAGAGGGTCCCCGCCGACATCAGGGCCGCGGGCGGCGTGGCGAGGATGGCCGACCCCCTGAAAATCCTCGAGATCATGGACGCGGTGACGATACCCGTGATGGCGAAGTGCCGCATAGGCCACCTCGCGGAGGCGCAGGTGCTCGAGGCGCTGGGCGTTGACATGATAGACGAGTCTGAGGTCCTGACGCCGGCGGACCCGTTCTTCCATGTGGACAAGAGGAGGTTCACGGTGCCGTTCGTCTGCGGCGCCCGCGATCTGGGCGAGGCGGTGAGGAGAATCTGGGAGGGCGCCGCCATGATCCGGACGAAGGGCGAGGCCGGGACGGGCAACGTCGTGGAGGCGGTCAGGCACCAGAGGACGATGACGGCGCAGATAAAAGAGCTCCAGGGCAAGGACGACGACGAGCTCTTCCAGGTCGCGCGGAAGCTCGAATGCGACTTCGAGATTCTGAAGGAGATCGCGAGGCTCCAGAGGCTGCCGGTGGTCAACTTCGCCGCCGGCGGAATCGCCACGCCCGCGGACGCGGCGCTGATGATGCAGCTCGGGAGCGACGGGGTCTTCGTGGGCTCGGGAATATTCAAGTCCGAGGACCCGGAGAGGAGGGCCAGGGCAATCGTCGAGGCGGTTCTCCACTACGACGACCCCAAGGTTGTGGCGGAGGTCTCGAAGGGACTGGGGGCGCCGATGCGCGGCCTGGACATCCCCACCCTGCCGAAGGAGGAGAGGCTGCAGGAGAGGGGCTGGTAGCTCCGCTCGCTCAGCCCGCTTTTTTCAGGCGGCGGTATCGCATATTCTGACGCCCGGCTGGCGGCCTGCCCGACCGGAGCAGTTCTCGCGGGGAGAGGAGGGCCGACTCGCGCGAGCCGGGAGGCGTCCATGAGCAGGGCGAATTCCATAATTAAGTATATATCCCGAGCGGAAAATCCCGCCGGGCTGGTGGTACGGATGGAATTCAGG includes these proteins:
- the pdxS gene encoding pyridoxal 5'-phosphate synthase lyase subunit PdxS, translated to MPLELDLSKLRHGTELLKRGFARMQKGGVIMDVVNAEQAVIAEQAGAVAVMALERVPADIRAAGGVARMADPLKILEIMDAVTIPVMAKCRIGHLAEAQVLEALGVDMIDESEVLTPADPFFHVDKRRFTVPFVCGARDLGEAVRRIWEGAAMIRTKGEAGTGNVVEAVRHQRTMTAQIKELQGKDDDELFQVARKLECDFEILKEIARLQRLPVVNFAAGGIATPADAALMMQLGSDGVFVGSGIFKSEDPERRARAIVEAVLHYDDPKVVAEVSKGLGAPMRGLDIPTLPKEERLQERGW